In Ipomoea triloba cultivar NCNSP0323 chromosome 15, ASM357664v1, one genomic interval encodes:
- the LOC116007095 gene encoding calcium homeostasis endoplasmic reticulum protein codes for MDRPPHDYAAAMAFAQQQHQAANMQQQQQFGFHPQHQQFPPSGHGPPFLPPQSSLQQFPYPRPSQIHPHAPPPPHLLHLQQQQQHPPPAFPPHMPPHLAPSPFQGPYDSPPPPAPPPSDPELVKRIDKVIEYAVKNGPEFEAMIREKQQDNPGYSFLFGGEGHYYYRYKHWMATRPAGGPFNSPFPSSSMQMVHPPNPMLSPPLTAPQYNASPAGGASAPVLGPPHLHQPPFQPFYDQQHPQSFGRPDYDNSYRSFKSHSRPLPPDVDMELNTVLNSLTGTKESIKGAKNWFMQRSPFIPALAEALRDRVFSLDDSERQLHIIYLANDILFDSLQRRINPRELDTEALAFKPVLASMLARIYHNPQNKEENQSRLQKIVQFWGSKEVFDQDTIRVFENEMIGGLPANSFGGPQRDLPTLAADPSAATGGADQNVLQWKPDGQSPIPNLPDQDKQVPHIPSMAPQQFHSTSVPHAFPGTLPMPSSVPPSNLPQTTHLMPALTPSVGEKLPPYPLFPPGLIPGMVRKMQIGSGVPYSPLSPLDIPTVIPPSTVSQSEILERVSKFFREIGEVNPSEGPMKPADSPDEYDDYEREREPPIRKGGACIPPPPNLQDSDGSADPEPNSSGRLGLGASANPNEASQYDDVYSSYRKQRSTNYHTSMSARAPSTR; via the exons ATGGATCGACCTCCTCATGATTATGCAGCTGCTATGGCATTTGCCCAACAACAGCACCAAGCGGCTAATATGCAACAGCAGCAACAGTTTGGTTTTCACCCACAGCATCAACAATTTCCTCCATCAGGTCATGGCCCTCCATTTTTACCTCCGCAATCTTCTCTTCAACAGTTCCCTTACCCTCGCCCATCACAGATTCATCCTCATGCTCCACCTCCTCCTCACCTGCTTCACCTacagcaacagcagcagcatCCTCCCCCAGCTTTTCCACCACACATGCCTCCTCACCTTGCTCCATCACCCTTTCAGGGCCCTTATGACTCTCCACCACCTCCTGCTCCTCCACCTTCTGATCCCGAACTTGTAAAGCGCATCGATAAAGTGATTGAGTATGCTGTCAAGAATGGTCCTGAGTTTGAAGCCATGATCCGTGAAAAGCAGCAAGACAATCCAGGTTATAGCTTCCTATTTGGTGGTGAAGGCCATTATTACTACCGCTACAAGCATTGGATGGCTACACGACCAGCTGGAGGCCCTTTCAATTCTCCTTTCCCATCCTCTTCTATGCAAATGGTGCACCCTCCAAATCCTATGTTGAGTCCTCCATTAACTGCTCCACAGTATAATGCTTCCCCTGCTGGTGGGGCTTCAGCACCAGTGTTGGGCCCGCCTCATTTACATCAACCTCCTTTCCAACCCTTCTATGATCAGCAGCACCCTCAGTCTTTTGGCCGTCCTGATTATGATAATTCATATAGGTCTTTCAAAAGTCATTCTAGACCTCTTCCTCCTGATGTTGACATGGAGTTAAATACTGTCCTCAACAGTCTTACTGGTACAAAAGAGTCAATTAAAGGGGCCAAGAATTGGTTCATGCAGAGGTCTCCATTTATACCTGCTTTGGCCGAGGCTCTTAGAGATAGAGTGTTTTCTCTGGATGATTCTGAAAGGCAACTGCATATTATTTACCTTGCCAATGACATTTTATTTGACAG CTTGCAGCGGCGAATTAATCCTCGTGAGCTTGACACTGAGGCACTTGCATTTAAACCTGTTTTGGCTTCTATGCTGGCAAGGATTTACCATAATCCTCAAAATAAGGAAGAAAATCAGTCACGACTACAGAAAATTGTGCAGTTTTGGGGCTCCAAGGAAGTTTTTGATCAAGACACAATTCGTGTATTTGAAAATGAGATGATTGGTGGGCTCCCTGCAAATTCTTTTGGAGGTCCTCAACGTGACTTGCCAACTCTTGCTGCAGATCCCTCTGCTGCTACAG GAGGAGCAGACCAAAATGTATTACAGTGGAAGCCTGATGGCCAAAGTCCGATCCCAAATTTACCAGATCAAGATAAACAAGTTCCTCATATTCCCTCCATGGCCCCCCAGCAGTTTCACTCTACTTCAGTTCCTCATGCATTTCCCGGGACTTTGCCTATGCCATCTTCAGTTCCACCGTCAAATCTACCACAAACAACACATCTGATGCCAGCATTGACACCAAGTGTGGGTGAAAAGTTGCCTCCGTATCCCTTGTTTCCACCCGGTCTTATTCCCGGGATGGTTAGAAAAATGCAGATAGGCAGTGGGGTGCCTTACTCCCCCTTGAGCCCTTTGGATATCCCGACTGTTATACCGCCCTCTACTGTTTCTCAATCCGAAATTCTTGAAAGAGTATCAAAATTCTTTAGGGAGATTGGTGAGGTTAACCCATCAGAAGGACCCATGAAACCAGCTGATTCACCCGATGAATATGATGATTATGAGAGAGAGCGAGAGCCTCCCATCCGAAAAGGCGGGGCTTGCATCCCTCCCCCACCTAACCTCCAGGATTCCGATGGAAGTGCAGATCCCGAACCAAATAGCTCAGGACGACTGGGACTCGGTGCCAGTGCCAATCCAAATGAGGCCAGTCAATATGACGATGTTTACAGTTCTTACCGGAAACAAAGAAGCACCAATTATCATACATCAATGAGTGCAAGAGCTCCTTCAACTAGGTAG